The proteins below are encoded in one region of Flavobacterium sp. IMCC34852:
- a CDS encoding 2OG-Fe(II) oxygenase — protein sequence MNRIDLANLIFEKLNLEKERLKFQFEQSDSNIGYFFVDDLLPENIAHKIAQVFPEPNQMVLKKSLREDKYVAAQMNLYESLLEEIIFAFQDQRIVDIIGEISGIKNPIPDDHLYAGGISMMGKKQFLNPHLDNSHDKDRNLWRVLNLLYYVTPDWQEEYGGNLELWPNGLEQKQITIHSKFNRLVIMETHNNSLHSVSPVVFDGYRRCVSNYYFSQQPLLDSDRFHVTSFRGRPENKITDLVLRTDTFLRMCIRKVFKKGIKENPHVYKKDQ from the coding sequence ATGAACCGAATTGATTTAGCAAATCTTATTTTTGAGAAACTTAACCTGGAGAAAGAAAGGCTGAAATTTCAATTTGAACAGTCCGATTCCAATATTGGGTATTTCTTTGTTGATGATTTATTACCGGAAAACATTGCTCATAAAATAGCCCAAGTTTTTCCTGAACCTAACCAAATGGTTTTGAAAAAAAGCCTGCGTGAAGACAAATATGTTGCGGCCCAAATGAACTTATACGAGTCTTTGTTGGAAGAAATTATTTTTGCCTTTCAAGACCAAAGAATAGTTGATATTATTGGTGAAATCAGCGGCATCAAAAATCCAATTCCCGATGATCATTTATACGCCGGCGGGATTTCGATGATGGGGAAGAAGCAGTTTCTCAATCCGCACTTAGACAATTCACATGACAAAGACCGCAATTTGTGGCGTGTGCTCAATTTACTGTATTATGTAACACCCGATTGGCAGGAAGAATATGGAGGCAATCTCGAGCTTTGGCCCAACGGTTTAGAGCAAAAGCAAATCACCATTCACAGTAAATTCAATCGTTTGGTCATTATGGAAACACACAACAATTCACTGCACTCGGTTTCGCCGGTGGTTTTTGACGGTTATCGCCGTTGTGTTTCTAATTATTATTTTTCCCAACAGCCATTACTTGATTCGGATAGATTTCACGTGACTTCATTTCGAGGTCGGCCCGAAAATAAAATAACCGATTTGGTGCTGAGAACCGATACTTTCCTGAGAATGTGTATTCGTAAAGTGTTTAAAAAAGGCATTAAGGAAAATCCGCATGTTTATAAAAAAGACCAATAA
- a CDS encoding glycosyltransferase family 2 protein, with protein MISILIPTYNFNTLPLVEELHKQAVLENIDFEIIVVDDASPINEVTEINSKINLLSQCRFERNETNLGRGQNRNLLISKAQYDWVLLMDCDMYPKSKNFLKIYLKSLAKSNNKVVFGGLIYFDEKPKDDEVLRWIFGKNREEIPLKKRLSNPYHYTLISNILVRKEVLLSHPFDRDIYHYGYEDIVLILGLKNHHIPITHIENPAFHLNLEKSAVFLEKFHYSLQNLKQIIDKKIIHPEDTTLTKTYVKIEQLKLVGFATFLFKIFKKLFIKNLLSKNPSIFLFDLYRLGYFCQLNHR; from the coding sequence ATGATTTCAATCCTTATTCCAACATACAATTTCAATACACTACCGCTGGTAGAAGAATTACACAAGCAGGCCGTTTTGGAAAATATTGATTTTGAAATCATTGTCGTTGATGATGCTTCCCCTATAAACGAAGTTACAGAAATTAATTCCAAAATTAACCTCTTGTCTCAATGTCGTTTTGAGCGTAATGAAACCAATTTAGGTCGAGGACAAAATCGGAATTTACTGATTTCAAAAGCCCAATATGATTGGGTATTATTGATGGATTGTGACATGTATCCGAAAAGCAAAAACTTTCTCAAAATTTATTTGAAAAGCCTGGCCAAAAGCAACAATAAAGTGGTTTTCGGTGGTTTGATTTACTTTGATGAGAAACCCAAAGATGATGAAGTATTGCGATGGATATTTGGCAAAAACAGAGAAGAAATTCCTTTGAAAAAAAGATTGTCAAATCCGTATCATTACACTTTAATTTCAAACATTTTGGTTCGAAAAGAAGTCTTGTTATCGCATCCTTTTGATAGAGATATATACCATTACGGCTATGAAGATATTGTCTTAATTTTAGGCTTAAAAAACCACCATATTCCGATTACCCATATTGAAAATCCGGCTTTTCACCTAAACTTGGAGAAATCAGCCGTTTTTTTAGAAAAGTTCCACTATTCACTCCAGAATTTAAAACAGATTATCGACAAAAAAATTATTCATCCAGAGGATACTACATTGACAAAAACCTATGTCAAGATAGAACAATTGAAATTGGTTGGTTTTGCGACTTTTCTTTTTAAAATCTTCAAGAAGTTATTTATCAAAAACTTACTGTCCAAAAACCCTTCGATATTCTTATTTGACCTTTATCGATTGGGGTATTTTTGCCAACTAAACCATCGCTGA
- a CDS encoding glycosyltransferase family 2 protein produces MPYFSIVIPVFNKEEFVGNTLKSVLSQTFFDYEIIIVNDGSTDNSEAIINSFSDERIQYFFKKNEGVAAARNFGIDKAKGAFICFLDADDFWHPDFLKTTHSYIQKFPEQKVFACAIEIETQNKTFPANYSIAKKGDFEIVDFFDASQKECVLWTSSVVIHKSVFETVGNFDTKIKKGEDTELWIRIGLQYPIVFIWRILARYVYDQSSVSRNLNYYFEPYTFEKYASEEKQNPKLKQYLDLNRFSAVIKCKLSGDIKTAKAIYKQIDLDTIGWKKVILLQLPSIVVKFLVVFKNFLAQIGLGKSVFR; encoded by the coding sequence ATGCCTTACTTTTCAATAGTCATACCGGTCTTTAACAAAGAAGAATTTGTGGGCAACACCTTGAAAAGTGTGCTGAGCCAAACCTTTTTCGACTATGAAATCATCATCGTTAACGACGGTTCAACAGACAACAGTGAAGCCATCATTAATTCATTTTCAGACGAAAGAATTCAGTATTTTTTTAAAAAAAATGAAGGCGTAGCCGCAGCGAGAAACTTCGGTATTGACAAGGCTAAAGGTGCGTTTATTTGTTTCTTAGATGCAGATGATTTTTGGCATCCCGATTTTTTGAAAACCACGCATAGCTACATTCAAAAATTTCCCGAGCAAAAAGTTTTTGCTTGTGCTATTGAAATTGAAACTCAAAACAAAACCTTTCCGGCAAATTATTCTATTGCTAAAAAAGGAGATTTTGAAATCGTTGATTTCTTTGACGCTAGTCAGAAAGAATGTGTGTTATGGACTTCAAGTGTCGTAATTCATAAAAGTGTTTTCGAAACGGTTGGAAATTTTGATACTAAAATTAAAAAAGGAGAAGATACCGAGTTGTGGATTCGCATAGGTTTGCAATATCCGATTGTATTTATTTGGAGAATTTTGGCGCGCTATGTTTATGATCAAAGTAGTGTTTCCCGTAATTTGAATTACTATTTCGAACCTTATACTTTTGAAAAATACGCTTCCGAAGAAAAGCAAAACCCAAAGCTGAAGCAATATTTAGATTTGAACCGATTTTCGGCTGTGATCAAATGCAAACTCAGTGGTGATATAAAAACTGCCAAAGCGATTTACAAACAAATTGATTTGGACACCATCGGCTGGAAAAAAGTAATTCTATTGCAATTACCGAGTATTGTTGTGAAATTTTTGGTGGTTTTTAAAAACTTTTTAGCCCAAATCGGTTTAGGAAAATCAGTTTTTAGATAG
- a CDS encoding sugar 3,4-ketoisomerase: MSKITDIQILNIPKIHDTRGNLSVIEGDVIPFTMKRVYYLYDVPSGAERGGHSHKVQQEFLVALSGSFDVVLTDGQTKRTVTLNKPNEGLLIPNGIWRELENFSSGSVCLVIASDVFEEADYIRDYQDFLLSKN, translated from the coding sequence ATGAGTAAAATAACCGACATCCAAATTCTGAATATTCCTAAAATCCACGACACGCGCGGCAATCTTTCGGTGATTGAAGGCGATGTGATTCCATTCACGATGAAACGCGTGTATTATTTGTATGATGTGCCTAGTGGTGCGGAACGCGGTGGTCATTCTCATAAAGTACAGCAGGAATTCTTAGTGGCTTTGAGCGGTAGTTTTGATGTAGTTTTGACCGATGGTCAGACTAAAAGAACGGTTACTTTAAACAAACCCAATGAAGGTTTGTTGATTCCCAATGGCATTTGGCGTGAGTTGGAGAATTTTTCCTCGGGTTCCGTATGTTTGGTCATTGCTTCGGATGTTTTTGAAGAAGCGGATTATATTCGGGACTACCAGGATTTTCTGCTATCTAAAAACTGA
- a CDS encoding glycosyltransferase, producing MKNNHKIAIVSASLGVGGAERFAGLLSMMLQDLGYEVHHLIILDVVDYDYEGELVNLGKLFVKEKGIFRAIKKGKYIAKYLAENKIDTIIDNRSRPMILREIFTKWIYGNRQTYFMIHSANLEMYIPKSCFWANYLYRNATKLICVSKGIEESIKNKYLLNNTQTIYNPVVVTESVMEKPKHLPEKYLLFFGRLEENIKNFTLLLIAFSKSKVYENGVKLVIIGDGADKDFILAKIDILKLSDSVEMLPFQKNITPYIQHAHSTVLTSYFEGFPLSIVESLAVGTPVISVDCETGPKEIIQNNFNGLLVENHNEQALAEAIKKLFEDNNLYQNCKNNAKKSVEHLSLTTIAQQWQELLNTK from the coding sequence ATGAAAAACAACCATAAAATAGCTATAGTTTCCGCTTCACTTGGTGTGGGCGGCGCTGAGCGTTTTGCCGGTTTGTTGAGCATGATGTTGCAGGATTTGGGTTATGAAGTGCATCATCTTATTATTTTGGATGTTGTCGATTATGACTATGAAGGTGAATTGGTCAATTTAGGAAAGTTATTTGTTAAAGAAAAAGGTATTTTCAGAGCCATTAAAAAAGGAAAATATATCGCAAAGTATTTGGCAGAAAATAAGATTGATACCATCATCGACAATCGTTCCCGACCAATGATATTGCGCGAGATTTTCACCAAATGGATTTATGGCAATCGCCAAACTTATTTCATGATTCACAGTGCCAATCTGGAAATGTACATACCAAAGTCTTGTTTTTGGGCGAATTATTTATACCGAAATGCGACAAAACTGATATGTGTGTCCAAAGGAATTGAAGAGTCGATTAAAAATAAATACCTACTCAACAATACGCAAACCATCTACAATCCGGTTGTTGTAACGGAATCTGTTATGGAAAAACCAAAGCATTTACCCGAAAAATACTTGTTGTTTTTTGGCAGATTAGAAGAAAACATCAAGAATTTTACCTTGCTTTTAATAGCTTTCTCAAAATCAAAAGTCTATGAAAATGGCGTAAAGCTTGTGATTATTGGAGATGGTGCCGACAAAGATTTTATTTTGGCCAAAATCGATATACTCAAATTAAGCGACAGCGTTGAAATGTTGCCGTTTCAAAAAAATATAACGCCATACATTCAGCACGCACACAGCACAGTTTTGACGAGTTATTTTGAAGGTTTTCCCCTGAGTATAGTTGAGTCGTTAGCGGTTGGGACACCGGTGATTTCTGTAGATTGTGAAACCGGTCCGAAAGAGATTATTCAAAATAATTTTAACGGATTGTTGGTTGAAAATCACAATGAACAAGCTTTGGCAGAAGCCATCAAAAAACTCTTTGAAGACAATAATTTGTACCAAAACTGTAAAAATAATGCTAAGAAAAGTGTAGAACATTTATCTTTGACAACCATTGCCCAACAATGGCAGGAATTATTAAATACAAAATGA
- a CDS encoding glycosyltransferase: protein MKILLIGEYSRLHNSLKEGLLKLGNDVTLLGFKDGFKDFPVDFPLVKKWDDGFLKKVKLAVLKLTGFDISSYLTYKQFQENQQHFQGFDVVQLINENSFFCDYKHEKKILKFLFQHNKKVFLLSCGDDYVHVNYNFNHPENPSVVQPYLAEKIADNHFSNVLKFRTKPFEKLHHYLYQNIAGVIASDLDYHIPWQHHSKYLGLIPNPINLNKLPENMPEIADRVVIFHGINRESYFKKGNDFFEKALEIIQQKYPDNVTVLVSENVPYKSYINSYDKAHIILDQLYGHDQGYNALEAMAKGKVVFTNAEESFEKHYNLKEKVAVNAKPDVDYLVEQLSFLIENPNEIKAIGKRARNFIEAEHDYLKIAEKYLEVWRSTN, encoded by the coding sequence ATGAAGATTTTACTCATTGGAGAATACAGTCGGCTACACAATTCTTTAAAAGAAGGTTTGCTTAAACTGGGAAATGACGTGACTCTCTTAGGTTTTAAAGATGGTTTCAAGGATTTTCCGGTCGATTTTCCTTTGGTTAAAAAATGGGATGATGGATTTTTGAAAAAAGTAAAATTGGCGGTTTTAAAACTGACCGGTTTTGATATTTCTTCTTACCTGACCTACAAACAATTCCAGGAAAACCAACAGCATTTTCAAGGGTTTGACGTAGTTCAACTCATTAATGAAAACAGTTTTTTTTGTGACTACAAACATGAAAAAAAGATCTTAAAATTCCTCTTCCAACACAATAAAAAAGTGTTCTTATTGTCTTGCGGTGATGATTATGTACATGTGAATTACAACTTCAATCATCCCGAAAATCCATCCGTTGTTCAGCCCTATTTGGCCGAAAAAATTGCTGACAACCATTTTTCGAATGTTTTAAAATTCAGAACCAAACCTTTTGAAAAACTGCACCATTACCTTTATCAAAACATAGCCGGTGTTATTGCTTCCGATTTGGATTATCACATTCCGTGGCAACACCATTCGAAGTATTTAGGACTGATTCCAAATCCGATAAACCTGAACAAGCTTCCTGAAAACATGCCTGAAATTGCTGACCGAGTAGTCATTTTTCATGGCATTAATCGGGAAAGTTATTTTAAAAAAGGCAATGATTTTTTTGAAAAAGCACTTGAAATTATCCAACAAAAATATCCCGACAATGTAACGGTTTTGGTTAGCGAAAATGTACCCTACAAGTCGTACATCAACAGTTATGACAAAGCGCATATTATATTAGACCAACTATACGGACACGATCAAGGTTATAATGCTTTGGAAGCAATGGCCAAAGGCAAAGTGGTTTTTACCAATGCAGAAGAATCTTTTGAAAAACATTACAACCTGAAAGAAAAAGTAGCTGTCAACGCCAAACCTGATGTGGATTATTTAGTCGAACAACTCTCCTTTTTGATTGAAAATCCGAATGAAATAAAGGCCATCGGAAAAAGAGCTCGAAATTTTATTGAAGCCGAACATGATTATTTGAAAATAGCCGAAAAGTATTTGGAAGTTTGGCGCTCAACAAACTAA
- a CDS encoding O-antigen translocase: MKFITEIRQKELFKVTSLNSISVLIKIVVGFVSSKVIALFVGPSGMALVGNLRNFVTSIESVATLGFQNGIIKYVAEYEKEPQKINTFLSTVVISILGITLLLSGFLFWTSDYLNDKIFGVNFKYQSVFRVLALCLPWYIASLFLVTVLNGFGEFKKVIKINIYGNILGLLLSVALICYWQEFGALLSVIMAPAILFFITLFFVNSKIALLKVSLKEFDFAIIKNLAEYSLMTLVAAVLGPIVYLLIRNNIIQNLGYDKAGYWEAMSRISSYYLLFLSTILTVYFLPKLSKSADNQETQKVIWSYYKGIFPVFLLGLIVLYFLKDWIIPILLTKSFHPVSALFFWQLLGDAFKAMSLILGYQFFAKKMTKAFLVTELFSLTVLWVSSTYFISVYGVEGAVIAHAVTYFVYFLTLLFYFRKTVF, from the coding sequence TTGAAGTTTATTACTGAAATACGGCAAAAAGAACTGTTTAAAGTAACTTCTTTAAATAGTATAAGCGTGTTGATAAAAATCGTTGTAGGCTTTGTAAGTTCAAAAGTCATAGCGCTTTTTGTCGGTCCTTCAGGGATGGCATTGGTGGGTAATTTAAGGAATTTTGTAACCTCAATCGAGAGTGTTGCTACTTTGGGTTTTCAGAATGGCATCATCAAGTATGTTGCCGAATATGAGAAGGAACCGCAAAAAATTAATACTTTTTTATCTACGGTTGTGATTTCGATTTTAGGGATTACACTATTGCTCTCAGGCTTTCTTTTTTGGACTTCCGATTATTTGAATGACAAAATCTTCGGAGTTAATTTTAAGTATCAATCGGTTTTCAGAGTTTTGGCTTTATGCTTGCCATGGTATATCGCTTCGCTGTTTTTGGTTACGGTTTTAAATGGTTTTGGAGAATTCAAGAAAGTAATCAAAATCAATATTTACGGAAATATTCTTGGTTTGCTTTTGTCGGTTGCTTTAATCTGTTATTGGCAGGAGTTTGGGGCATTATTATCAGTCATCATGGCACCGGCCATTTTGTTTTTTATTACTTTGTTTTTTGTCAATTCTAAAATAGCTTTATTAAAAGTTTCTCTAAAAGAGTTTGATTTCGCCATCATTAAAAATTTAGCGGAATATTCATTGATGACCTTGGTGGCGGCAGTTTTAGGGCCAATCGTTTACCTTTTAATCAGAAATAATATTATACAGAATTTAGGCTATGATAAAGCCGGATATTGGGAAGCTATGTCGAGAATATCGTCTTATTATTTGCTTTTTCTATCCACGATTCTTACGGTTTATTTTTTGCCGAAATTGTCTAAGTCTGCTGATAATCAGGAAACCCAAAAAGTAATTTGGAGTTACTATAAAGGCATATTTCCTGTTTTTTTATTGGGATTAATCGTCTTGTATTTTCTCAAAGATTGGATTATCCCTATTTTACTCACCAAATCATTCCATCCGGTTTCGGCTTTGTTTTTTTGGCAACTTCTCGGTGATGCTTTCAAAGCGATGTCTTTGATTCTCGGCTATCAGTTTTTTGCCAAAAAAATGACTAAAGCTTTCCTAGTAACCGAGCTTTTTTCCTTGACAGTGCTTTGGGTTTCCAGTACTTATTTTATTTCAGTTTATGGCGTTGAAGGTGCTGTTATCGCACATGCTGTAACTTATTTTGTTTACTTTCTGACCTTATTATTCTATTTCAGAAAGACTGTTTTTTAG
- a CDS encoding DegT/DnrJ/EryC1/StrS family aminotransferase gives MIKFLDLHKINLPYQAAFQEKMQQVLNKGWFVLGDEVKAFESNFAQYCGAKYCIGVGNGLDAMVLIFKAYIELGKLQKGDEVIVPANTYIASILAVLQADLVPVLVEPKLETYNLNPDLIAEKITSKTKAILAVHLYGQLAEMNKINAIAKQHNLLVIEDSAQAHGAAMGEVKAGNLSNAAAFSFYPGKNLGSLGDAGAITTNDDALAKVLFALRNYGSEQKYYNEFIGVNSRLDELQAAFLTVKLPHLDKENEARKSIVKRYLTEIKNDKITLPYWDGSDNHVFHLFVIRTENRQALQDYLKQNDIETLIHYPVPPHQQKALSQWNSLSFPITEKIHQEVLSLPLSPVMTEEEVGYVIQILNQY, from the coding sequence ATGATAAAATTCCTCGACTTGCATAAAATCAATTTACCTTATCAAGCTGCTTTTCAAGAGAAAATGCAACAGGTTTTAAACAAAGGTTGGTTTGTTTTAGGCGATGAAGTTAAAGCTTTTGAAAGCAATTTTGCACAGTACTGCGGTGCAAAATATTGCATAGGTGTAGGCAACGGATTAGATGCCATGGTGTTGATTTTTAAAGCCTATATCGAATTGGGAAAATTACAAAAAGGCGATGAGGTTATCGTTCCGGCGAATACTTATATTGCCAGTATTTTAGCCGTTCTGCAAGCCGATTTGGTTCCGGTTTTGGTTGAACCCAAATTGGAAACCTACAACCTCAATCCGGATTTGATTGCTGAAAAAATAACCTCCAAAACCAAAGCTATTTTAGCGGTTCATCTTTACGGACAATTGGCCGAAATGAATAAAATAAATGCCATCGCTAAGCAACATAATTTGTTGGTAATTGAAGATTCGGCACAAGCTCACGGCGCAGCCATGGGAGAAGTAAAAGCCGGAAATCTATCCAATGCCGCAGCCTTTAGTTTTTATCCCGGGAAAAACCTCGGTTCGTTAGGCGATGCCGGTGCGATTACAACGAATGATGATGCTTTGGCCAAAGTGCTTTTCGCTTTGCGAAATTATGGTTCTGAACAAAAATATTACAACGAATTTATCGGAGTCAACTCTCGTTTAGACGAACTCCAAGCCGCTTTTTTGACTGTCAAATTGCCTCATTTGGATAAAGAAAACGAAGCGCGAAAAAGCATTGTTAAACGGTATTTGACTGAAATCAAAAACGACAAAATTACTTTACCTTATTGGGATGGAAGTGATAATCATGTCTTTCATTTGTTTGTGATTCGTACGGAAAACAGACAAGCATTACAGGATTATTTGAAGCAAAATGATATCGAAACTTTAATTCATTATCCGGTTCCGCCGCACCAGCAAAAGGCTTTGTCGCAATGGAATTCACTTTCGTTTCCGATCACTGAAAAAATACATCAGGAAGTTTTAAGTTTGCCTTTGAGTCCGGTAATGACGGAAGAGGAAGTTGGTTATGTGATTCAAATTTTAAACCAATACTAA
- a CDS encoding GNAT family N-acetyltransferase, whose protein sequence is MKNYTVRRYHSDDFLLWNAFVGTAQNATFLFHRDFMEYHSDRFQDYSLLVFEGEKLISIVPANCVEDSVYSHNGLTYGGFVLNQTVGSDAFEMIYTAVIDFLKKEKKKLLVIKEMLPFYHQTETLDFGGFFIEKGAKITDKKMNLVIDFKSVYTISKSKKKHYRRLQSEGLVVKKEDNFDAFWDKVLTPLLAEKYHTKPLHTLSEITFLKHKFPQNIEQYNLYRDEEILAGITIFKTPKVVKSQYGATTENGKKHRALDYLFIHLIEGFSETFDYFDMGTVDDDSELGYNEGLLNQKKELGCGLYYQNIYQIAL, encoded by the coding sequence GTGAAAAACTATACTGTAAGACGCTATCATTCGGATGATTTTTTGCTTTGGAATGCTTTTGTAGGCACTGCCCAAAATGCGACTTTTTTGTTTCATCGGGATTTTATGGAATACCATTCTGATAGGTTTCAGGACTATTCTTTGTTGGTTTTTGAAGGGGAAAAATTGATTTCAATTGTTCCGGCCAATTGCGTAGAAGATAGCGTTTATTCTCACAACGGATTGACTTACGGTGGTTTTGTTTTGAATCAAACAGTTGGAAGCGATGCTTTCGAAATGATTTATACCGCCGTAATTGATTTTTTAAAGAAAGAAAAGAAAAAGCTGCTTGTCATCAAAGAAATGCTTCCGTTTTACCATCAAACCGAAACCCTTGATTTTGGTGGTTTTTTTATCGAAAAAGGCGCGAAAATCACCGATAAAAAAATGAATCTCGTCATAGATTTTAAATCCGTTTATACCATTTCCAAAAGCAAAAAAAAGCATTACCGAAGGCTTCAATCTGAAGGTTTGGTTGTAAAGAAAGAAGACAATTTTGACGCTTTTTGGGACAAAGTATTGACGCCATTATTGGCTGAAAAATACCATACCAAACCATTACATACCTTATCTGAAATAACGTTTTTAAAACATAAATTCCCGCAAAATATTGAGCAATACAATTTGTACCGCGATGAAGAAATTTTGGCCGGAATCACTATTTTTAAAACCCCAAAAGTGGTCAAATCCCAATATGGCGCGACCACCGAAAATGGAAAGAAACACCGAGCACTCGATTATCTTTTCATACATTTGATTGAAGGGTTTAGTGAAACTTTTGATTATTTTGATATGGGAACTGTAGATGACGACAGCGAATTGGGTTACAACGAAGGTCTTTTAAATCAAAAAAAAGAATTGGGTTGTGGGCTTTATTACCAAAATATATATCAAATTGCACTATGA
- a CDS encoding gliding motility-associated C-terminal domain-containing protein, with protein sequence MSGQDITLYEQFNGKYDFTFFGNTLNTQENNSIFSPVTVTSSSATMNLNPTDIIEKAYLYWAGSGDGDFNVTLNSTAITPDRTFAYSRFFDTVEFTYFSAFKDITTLVQSTGNGTYTLSDLDISAFEELHLQRRTNFAGWAIIIIYKNDNLPLNQINIYDGLEGVPDELAITLDNLNVIDNLNSKVGFLAWEGDTLLATEEFRINGDLLSNTLNPSTNVFNGTNSFTGNTTLYNMDLDVYDIQDYIAIGDTSAKISLTSFQDFVMINTVVTKLNSQLPDATVTIDAVNKACDSRTIVVNYTVANLNCTGPLPAETPISIYINGQLIEITETTAAIPVDGYATGQVTLVLPDSVPDTFEILFVVDDKGDGTGVVYEMVETNNTFSVSETLGTSPTFNPLANLVSCNEGFTQATFDFSAYETSVKTDPENSVGFYESLEDAMNGSNPIFNTHNYTANVTPKEIFVRIDNENCYATTSFLLTSRNCPPTVYNYISANNDTRNDTFTIAGLQNIFLDYKVEIYNRWGKLVWTGNQNTANWDGYIKEGLGTKNAPDGTYFYILYLNDPDYPEPMSGYLYLVH encoded by the coding sequence GTGAGCGGACAAGATATTACCCTATACGAGCAATTCAACGGGAAGTACGATTTTACTTTTTTTGGTAACACTTTAAATACACAGGAGAACAACTCTATTTTCAGTCCGGTAACCGTTACTTCTTCTTCGGCTACGATGAATTTAAACCCAACCGACATCATTGAAAAAGCCTATTTATACTGGGCCGGAAGTGGTGATGGAGATTTCAATGTTACACTCAATTCAACAGCCATTACACCTGATAGAACTTTTGCTTACAGCCGCTTTTTTGACACGGTTGAGTTCACTTATTTCAGTGCTTTTAAAGATATTACCACCTTAGTACAAAGTACCGGTAATGGCACTTATACCCTATCCGATTTGGATATTTCTGCTTTTGAAGAATTACACTTGCAAAGGAGAACCAATTTCGCCGGTTGGGCTATCATTATTATTTACAAAAATGACAATTTACCTTTAAATCAAATCAATATTTATGATGGTTTAGAAGGCGTTCCTGATGAATTGGCCATCACGCTAGACAATTTGAATGTAATCGATAATCTCAATTCTAAAGTCGGTTTTCTGGCTTGGGAAGGCGATACTTTGTTGGCTACCGAAGAGTTCCGAATCAACGGTGATTTGTTGAGTAATACCTTAAACCCGTCGACTAATGTATTTAACGGCACCAATTCATTTACCGGGAATACTACTCTATACAATATGGACTTAGATGTTTATGATATTCAGGATTATATTGCCATTGGTGACACCAGCGCAAAAATATCACTGACTTCCTTTCAGGATTTTGTAATGATTAACACAGTAGTAACCAAGCTCAACAGTCAATTACCAGACGCAACAGTCACAATTGATGCTGTCAACAAAGCTTGTGATTCAAGAACCATCGTGGTTAATTATACGGTTGCCAACCTGAATTGTACCGGACCACTTCCGGCGGAAACTCCGATTTCGATTTACATTAACGGTCAGCTCATAGAAATCACTGAAACCACTGCCGCAATTCCGGTGGATGGATATGCTACCGGTCAAGTCACTTTAGTTTTACCCGATTCGGTTCCGGATACATTTGAAATACTCTTTGTAGTGGATGACAAAGGCGACGGCACCGGTGTAGTGTATGAAATGGTGGAAACCAACAATACCTTTTCCGTTAGTGAAACCCTTGGTACTTCGCCTACATTCAATCCGTTAGCGAACTTGGTTTCTTGTAATGAAGGATTTACCCAAGCCACATTTGATTTTTCCGCTTATGAAACTTCGGTAAAAACTGACCCTGAAAATAGCGTGGGTTTTTATGAAAGTTTAGAAGATGCCATGAATGGCAGCAATCCTATTTTCAATACTCATAATTATACCGCAAATGTTACCCCTAAAGAGATTTTTGTTAGAATTGACAACGAAAACTGCTACGCAACGACTTCTTTTTTACTGACTTCCAGAAATTGTCCGCCAACAGTATACAATTACATTTCGGCCAATAACGACACTCGAAATGACACTTTTACCATTGCCGGATTACAAAATATTTTCTTAGACTATAAGGTGGAAATTTACAATCGCTGGGGAAAATTAGTTTGGACCGGCAACCAAAACACTGCCAATTGGGATGGCTATATCAAAGAAGGATTAGGTACTAAAAATGCACCGGACGGAACCTACTTCTATATTCTCTATCTAAATGACCCGGATTATCCTGAACCTATGAGCGGTTATTTGTATTTGGTTCATTAA